Proteins encoded by one window of Serratia nevei:
- a CDS encoding helix-turn-helix domain-containing protein → MIQEHHLSLVCALSKWVETHLGRVIHLEELAEYSGYSLWHMQKLFKEATGISLGKYIRERRLAGAVYQLRSSEASIFDIALDFGFGSQSHFTYMFRKRFNITPYDFRQDLSVDLHIDPPLHVIHQKSA, encoded by the coding sequence ATGATACAAGAACACCATCTCTCATTGGTCTGCGCCCTCAGCAAATGGGTCGAAACTCACCTTGGACGAGTGATCCATCTCGAAGAGCTGGCCGAGTACTCCGGCTACTCGCTGTGGCACATGCAGAAGCTGTTCAAAGAAGCGACAGGGATTTCGCTGGGCAAATACATTCGCGAACGCCGTCTGGCCGGCGCGGTTTACCAACTGCGCAGCAGTGAAGCGTCGATCTTCGATATCGCCCTGGACTTTGGCTTCGGCTCACAGTCCCACTTCACCTACATGTTCAGAAAGCGTTTTAATATCACGCCTTATGATTTCCGTCAGGATTTGAGCGTCGATCTGCACATCGACCCGCCGTTGCACGTCATTCACCAAAAATCCGCCTGA
- a CDS encoding DUF2766 family protein produces MSDMLSNEQELASDLVACQLVIKQILDVIDVIAPTEVRDKMAGQLKSIDFSTHPAGADPVTRRAIDKAIALIEMKFTRS; encoded by the coding sequence ATGTCTGACATGCTGAGCAACGAGCAGGAACTGGCTTCCGATCTGGTCGCTTGCCAACTGGTCATCAAACAGATTCTGGACGTTATCGACGTGATTGCGCCTACCGAAGTGCGTGACAAGATGGCGGGTCAGCTTAAAAGCATCGATTTCTCCACGCATCCTGCAGGCGCCGATCCGGTGACTCGCCGCGCGATTGACAAGGCGATTGCGCTGATCGAGATGAAGTTCACCCGCAGCTGA
- the astB gene encoding N-succinylarginine dihydrolase gives MSGYEVNFDGLVGPTHHYAGLSFGNEASTQHQNSVSNPKLAAKQGLLKMKALADLGFQQGVLPPQERPHLPMLRRLGFSGSDEAVLAQAMRQSPRLLSALSSASCMWTANAATVSPSADSADGKVHFTAANLNNKFHRAIEAETTTAVLRAMFSDDRHFAHHEALPQVALFGDEGAANHNRLGGDYAKRSVQVFVYGRQEFGGETAPARYPARQTREAGEAIARLHQLDEQHTVFVQQNPAVIDQGVFHNDVIAVSNQNVLFHHQQAFYRQQQALDEVRRKMATLDSELVAIEVPTERVSVADAVATYLFNSQILTKPNGKMMIVVPEESRQHAGVWRYLNDMVGSGGPIEEIRVFDLRESMRNGGGPACLRLRVALNEQELRAVNPRVMMNERLFATLNEWVDRHYRDRLTQDDLADPLLLREGREALDSLTSILGLGSIYPFQR, from the coding sequence ATGTCAGGATATGAAGTCAATTTCGACGGTTTGGTGGGGCCGACGCACCACTATGCCGGGTTGTCGTTCGGCAACGAGGCGTCGACGCAGCATCAAAACAGCGTATCGAACCCGAAGCTGGCGGCGAAACAAGGCTTGCTGAAAATGAAGGCGTTGGCCGATCTCGGTTTCCAGCAAGGGGTACTGCCGCCGCAGGAACGCCCGCATTTGCCGATGCTGCGTCGCCTGGGCTTCAGCGGCAGCGATGAAGCGGTGCTGGCGCAGGCGATGCGTCAGTCGCCGCGCCTGCTGTCGGCGCTCAGTTCGGCATCGTGTATGTGGACCGCCAATGCGGCCACCGTGTCGCCCTCGGCGGACAGCGCCGACGGCAAGGTGCATTTCACCGCCGCCAACCTGAATAACAAATTCCATCGCGCCATCGAAGCGGAAACCACCACCGCCGTATTGCGGGCGATGTTCAGCGACGATCGGCATTTCGCCCACCATGAAGCGCTGCCGCAGGTGGCGTTGTTCGGTGACGAAGGGGCGGCCAACCACAACCGTTTGGGCGGCGACTATGCCAAACGCAGCGTGCAGGTGTTCGTCTACGGTCGGCAGGAGTTCGGCGGCGAAACGGCGCCGGCGCGTTATCCGGCGCGCCAGACGCGCGAAGCCGGCGAGGCGATCGCTCGCCTGCACCAGCTGGACGAACAGCATACGGTCTTCGTGCAGCAAAACCCGGCGGTGATCGATCAGGGCGTGTTCCATAACGACGTGATTGCGGTCAGCAACCAGAACGTGCTGTTCCACCACCAGCAGGCGTTTTACCGCCAGCAGCAGGCGCTGGATGAAGTGCGCCGCAAGATGGCGACGCTGGACAGCGAGCTGGTGGCGATCGAAGTGCCGACGGAGCGCGTCTCGGTGGCGGACGCGGTGGCGACCTACCTGTTCAACAGCCAAATTCTTACCAAGCCGAACGGCAAGATGATGATCGTCGTGCCGGAGGAGTCGCGTCAGCACGCCGGCGTGTGGCGTTATCTCAACGACATGGTCGGCAGCGGCGGCCCGATCGAGGAAATTCGCGTGTTCGACCTGCGTGAAAGCATGCGCAACGGCGGCGGCCCGGCCTGCCTGCGGCTGCGGGTAGCGCTTAACGAGCAGGAGCTGCGGGCGGTTAACCCGCGCGTGATGATGAACGAGCGGCTGTTCGCGACGCTGAACGAATGGGTCGACCGCCATTATCGCGATCGCCTGACGCAGGATGATCTGGCCGATCCGCTGCTGCTGCGCGAAGGGCGCGAGGCGCTGGATTCGCTGACGTCGATCCTCGGTCTCGGCTCCATCTATCCATTCCAACGCTAA
- a CDS encoding YccJ family protein, protein MANHNVKSWATVRETSVEIAEAIFELAGNDEVLAQKIWEEGSDEALEKAFAKTTADQLYWGEETVERKNV, encoded by the coding sequence ATGGCGAATCACAATGTGAAATCCTGGGCGACAGTGCGTGAAACTTCGGTGGAAATCGCCGAAGCTATTTTTGAACTGGCAGGGAACGACGAAGTGTTGGCACAGAAGATCTGGGAAGAAGGCAGCGACGAAGCGTTGGAGAAGGCCTTTGCCAAAACCACCGCCGATCAGCTTTATTGGGGAGAGGAAACCGTCGAGCGGAAAAACGTTTGA
- a CDS encoding DUF1304 domain-containing protein yields the protein MFADILLLLIAVLHLYILVLEMFLWRAPLGRRAFGTTAEFAAATRVLAANQGLYNGFLALGLAWGYWREDMALQLFFLGCVLAAGVFGGLTASRKILWVQALPALIAMLAVWGAR from the coding sequence CTGTTTGCCGATATTTTGCTGTTGCTCATCGCGGTGCTCCATCTTTATATCCTGGTGCTGGAAATGTTCCTGTGGCGTGCGCCGCTCGGCAGACGCGCCTTCGGTACAACGGCGGAGTTTGCCGCGGCTACGCGGGTATTGGCCGCCAATCAGGGGCTGTACAACGGTTTTCTGGCGCTGGGGCTGGCATGGGGCTACTGGCGTGAGGACATGGCGCTGCAGCTGTTCTTTCTCGGGTGCGTGTTGGCGGCCGGGGTGTTCGGCGGGCTGACCGCCAGCCGCAAGATCCTGTGGGTGCAGGCGCTGCCGGCCTTGATCGCGATGCTGGCGGTATGGGGGGCGCGTTAA
- the lysM gene encoding peptidoglycan-binding protein LysM, translated as MGLFNFVKEAGEKLWDTVTGNASAEDQSAKLKEHLDKSGLPGTDKVDVQVVDGKAVVTGDAVSQELKEKILVAIGNVAGISGVEDKVAVAQSDAESRFYTVKKGDTLSAISKEMYGNANLYNKIFEANKPMLSSPDKIYPGQVLRIPQ; from the coding sequence ATGGGCTTGTTTAACTTCGTCAAAGAAGCGGGCGAAAAACTGTGGGATACAGTCACCGGCAATGCCTCCGCCGAAGATCAAAGCGCCAAACTCAAGGAGCATCTCGATAAGAGCGGCCTGCCAGGCACCGACAAAGTCGATGTGCAGGTGGTCGATGGTAAAGCCGTAGTGACCGGCGATGCCGTCAGCCAGGAGCTGAAAGAGAAGATCCTGGTGGCGATCGGCAACGTGGCCGGCATCAGCGGCGTGGAAGACAAGGTGGCGGTGGCGCAATCCGACGCCGAGAGCCGTTTCTACACCGTGAAGAAGGGCGATACGCTGAGCGCGATCTCCAAAGAGATGTACGGCAACGCCAATCTGTACAACAAGATTTTCGAAGCCAACAAGCCGATGCTGTCGAGCCCGGACAAGATCTATCCGGGGCAGGTATTGCGTATCCCGCAATAA
- the ompC gene encoding porin OmpC, with protein sequence MMKRSVLALAVALGAVTSFANAAEIYNKDGNKLDLYGRVAAKHVFSKDKGEDGDKTYVRLGFKGETQINDQLTGYGQWEYQVASNHDEAQGTTGTKTRLGFAGLKFANYGSFDYGRNYGVVYDAEAYTDMLPEFGGDSYSYTDNYMTARSNGLATYRNRDFFGLVEGLNLALQYQGKNDGDGRSVSKQNGDGYGMSLDYQDIGGSGIGVAAAFSDSNRTSDQKALKYGKGDKATAWTTAIKYDANQVYLAAMYADTRNMTPISGNGVSGFANKTQNFEVVAQYQFENGLRPSVAYVQSKGKDIEGIGDVDLVKYVEVGATYYFNKNMYTYVDYKINQLNDDNKLKLSTDDIVAVNLTYRF encoded by the coding sequence ATGATGAAACGCAGTGTATTAGCCTTAGCTGTCGCCCTCGGGGCGGTCACCTCCTTCGCCAATGCGGCTGAAATCTATAATAAGGATGGCAATAAACTCGACCTGTACGGCCGCGTTGCTGCCAAACACGTTTTCAGTAAAGACAAGGGTGAAGACGGCGACAAAACTTACGTTCGTCTGGGCTTTAAAGGCGAAACCCAAATCAACGATCAGTTGACCGGTTACGGCCAGTGGGAATACCAGGTTGCTTCCAACCACGACGAAGCGCAGGGCACCACCGGCACCAAAACGCGTCTGGGCTTCGCCGGCCTGAAGTTCGCCAACTACGGTTCATTCGACTACGGCCGTAACTACGGCGTGGTGTACGACGCCGAAGCCTACACCGACATGCTGCCGGAATTCGGCGGCGACTCCTACAGCTACACCGACAACTACATGACCGCGCGCTCCAACGGCCTGGCAACCTACCGCAACCGTGACTTCTTCGGTTTGGTGGAAGGCCTGAACCTGGCGTTGCAGTACCAGGGTAAAAACGACGGTGACGGCCGCAGCGTCAGCAAGCAAAACGGCGACGGCTACGGCATGTCTCTGGACTATCAGGACATCGGCGGCAGCGGCATCGGCGTAGCGGCGGCGTTCTCTGATTCCAACCGTACCAGCGACCAGAAAGCGCTGAAGTATGGTAAAGGGGATAAGGCCACCGCCTGGACCACCGCAATCAAATATGACGCCAACCAGGTGTACCTGGCGGCCATGTATGCCGATACGCGCAACATGACGCCGATCAGCGGCAACGGCGTTTCAGGCTTCGCCAATAAAACGCAAAACTTCGAAGTTGTGGCTCAGTACCAGTTCGAAAACGGCCTGCGTCCGTCCGTGGCCTACGTACAGTCTAAAGGCAAGGACATTGAAGGGATTGGCGATGTCGATCTGGTGAAATACGTGGAAGTGGGCGCGACTTACTACTTCAACAAAAACATGTATACCTACGTCGACTACAAGATCAACCAGTTGAACGACGACAACAAACTGAAGCTGAGCACCGATGACATTGTTGCTGTCAACCTGACCTACCGCTTCTAA
- a CDS encoding PhoP/PhoQ regulator MgrB, which produces MRLLNLLRKKILVIMTAVAACLFFYLLALDSYCDDGGNFALGICSVTRFVPW; this is translated from the coding sequence ATGAGGCTGCTAAATTTGTTGCGAAAAAAAATCCTCGTGATAATGACGGCCGTCGCTGCCTGCCTGTTTTTCTACCTGTTGGCGCTGGACAGTTATTGCGACGACGGCGGAAACTTTGCGCTGGGCATCTGCTCGGTAACGCGCTTCGTGCCCTGGTAA
- a CDS encoding YobH family protein, with the protein MSRLIKWVLVLAVIYGGFLISGYGVLIGSNKNVGGLGLQCKYLTARNVAIAQYVNGDNGFIGVADCPLFKKIETVVD; encoded by the coding sequence ATGAGCAGATTGATTAAGTGGGTACTGGTGTTGGCGGTCATTTACGGCGGCTTTTTGATCTCGGGTTACGGCGTGCTGATAGGCAGCAACAAGAACGTTGGCGGGTTGGGATTGCAGTGCAAATACCTGACGGCGCGCAACGTGGCGATCGCCCAGTACGTCAATGGCGACAACGGTTTCATCGGCGTAGCCGACTGCCCGCTGTTCAAGAAAATCGAAACGGTGGTGGATTAA
- a CDS encoding pirin family protein: MSQSRPTLSSPSRECPVVDGVRQIQRIAVRNAEVGGIPINRALPTRERRTVGAWCFLDHAGPTVFNGTSPGMDVGPHPHIGLQTFTWMIEGEVLHRDSLGSEQVIRPGQVNLMTAGHGIAHTEQSVGEPRRLHAAQLWIALPAEHADMAPRFDHYPDLPQWQNNGVNHRLLVGEFDAYRSPVFTLSPLIAIDMEWQEAATVQLPLRDDYEIGFLPLMGEFELNGETFSPDEFAYLGMKNNSIELNARKGSRGLLIGGAPLNEEILIWWNFVGHTKAEITRAQHDWEQGAPRFPSVSGYSGERMTAPRLPWGDV; encoded by the coding sequence ATGAGTCAGTCCCGTCCTACGCTCTCTTCACCCTCACGCGAGTGCCCCGTCGTTGACGGCGTGCGCCAGATCCAGCGTATTGCCGTGCGTAACGCCGAAGTGGGGGGCATTCCGATCAACCGCGCGCTGCCAACCCGGGAAAGGCGTACCGTCGGTGCCTGGTGCTTTCTCGATCACGCCGGGCCGACGGTATTCAACGGTACCTCGCCCGGCATGGATGTGGGGCCGCATCCGCACATCGGTCTGCAAACGTTCACCTGGATGATCGAAGGCGAAGTGCTGCACCGCGACAGCCTCGGCAGCGAGCAGGTGATCCGTCCGGGCCAGGTCAATCTGATGACCGCTGGGCACGGGATCGCACATACTGAACAGTCGGTGGGCGAACCGAGGCGATTGCATGCTGCACAATTATGGATAGCGTTGCCGGCCGAACATGCCGACATGGCACCGCGTTTCGATCATTATCCTGACTTGCCGCAGTGGCAGAATAACGGCGTGAATCACCGTTTGCTGGTCGGCGAATTTGACGCTTATCGTTCGCCGGTATTTACCCTTTCGCCATTAATCGCCATAGATATGGAATGGCAGGAAGCGGCGACGGTGCAATTGCCGCTGCGCGATGACTATGAAATCGGCTTCTTGCCGCTGATGGGAGAATTCGAACTTAATGGTGAAACCTTTTCACCTGACGAGTTTGCCTATTTGGGCATGAAGAATAACTCTATCGAGTTAAATGCACGGAAAGGCAGCCGGGGATTATTAATTGGTGGCGCGCCGTTAAACGAAGAGATTCTTATCTGGTGGAATTTCGTTGGTCATACCAAGGCTGAAATTACTCGGGCCCAGCATGATTGGGAACAAGGGGCGCCGCGTTTTCCGTCGGTGAGCGGTTATTCCGGCGAGCGGATGACCGCGCCGCGCCTGCCCTGGGGCGATGTTTGA
- the astA gene encoding arginine N-succinyltransferase, translating to MMIIRPIERRDLADLLTLAGKSGIGLTSLPQNEDTLSARIERALKTWQGELPQSDQCYLFVLEDSERRQAVGVCAIEVAVGLAEPWYSFRVGTQVHASKQLNVYKSVPTLFLSNDHTGHSELCTLFLDPDYRHGENGKLLSKVRFLFIAAFRERFSRRLIAEMRGFSDENGRSPFWESVGHHFFSIEFAKADYLSGTGQKAFIAELMPKHPLYVDFLAEDAQKVIGEVHPQTLPARRLLEAEGLSYQGYVDIFDGGPTLEAEIDHIRAVKQSRLVKVVLDDTPMRADAPVHLVANDNYQNYRALLVNADLYDDRLHINAATAAALGVEQGSPVRVLPLIAQEKA from the coding sequence ATGATGATTATTCGCCCTATAGAGCGTCGCGATCTGGCGGATTTACTGACGCTTGCCGGTAAATCCGGCATTGGTCTCACTTCACTGCCGCAAAATGAAGATACCCTGTCGGCACGCATTGAGCGGGCGTTAAAAACCTGGCAAGGCGAACTTCCGCAAAGTGACCAGTGTTATTTGTTCGTGTTGGAGGACAGCGAGCGCCGGCAGGCGGTGGGTGTCTGTGCGATCGAAGTGGCCGTCGGCCTGGCGGAACCCTGGTACAGCTTCCGCGTCGGCACGCAGGTGCACGCTTCCAAACAGCTGAACGTCTATAAATCGGTGCCGACGCTGTTCCTCAGCAACGACCATACCGGCCATTCGGAGCTGTGCACGCTGTTCCTCGATCCGGATTATCGTCACGGCGAGAACGGCAAGCTGCTGTCGAAGGTGCGTTTCCTGTTTATTGCCGCGTTCCGCGAGCGTTTCTCACGGCGCCTGATCGCCGAGATGCGCGGTTTCTCCGATGAAAACGGCCGTTCGCCGTTCTGGGAGAGCGTCGGCCACCATTTCTTCTCCATCGAGTTCGCCAAGGCGGACTACCTGAGCGGCACCGGGCAGAAGGCGTTTATCGCCGAGCTGATGCCGAAACACCCGTTATATGTCGATTTCCTGGCCGAAGATGCGCAGAAGGTGATCGGCGAGGTGCACCCGCAAACCCTGCCGGCGCGCCGCTTGCTGGAGGCGGAAGGCCTGAGCTATCAGGGCTACGTCGATATCTTCGACGGTGGCCCGACGCTGGAAGCCGAGATCGATCACATCCGCGCGGTGAAGCAGAGCCGCCTGGTGAAAGTGGTGCTGGATGACACGCCGATGCGCGCCGATGCGCCGGTGCATCTGGTGGCCAACGACAACTATCAGAACTACCGCGCACTGTTGGTCAATGCCGATCTGTATGACGACCGCCTGCATATCAACGCCGCCACCGCCGCGGCGCTGGGCGTCGAGCAGGGCAGCCCGGTGCGGGTGCTCCCCCTTATTGCACAGGAGAAAGCATGA
- the astD gene encoding succinylglutamate-semialdehyde dehydrogenase, with product MSHPALLINGVWRQGRGAEFGKADPVGNQPLWRANAADAGDVAAACEAARAAFPAWARTPFEQREQLVKRFAALLEEHKQSLAETISRETGKPRWETLTEIQAMIGKVGISLQAYQTRTGFSQTAMADGASVLRHRPHGVLAVFGPYNFPGHLPNGHIVPALLAGNCVVFKPSELTPLTAEETLKLWLQAGLPDGVINLVQGGRETGEALAASADIDGLLFTGSAGTGYHLHRQLAGQPEKILALEMGGNNALIVDGFDDRDAAVNLAIQSAFISAGQRCTCSRRILVKQGAEGDAFIARLVQVAGELRVGRWDAEPQPFMGGVVSAAAAENMLKAQQHLLALGGKSLLTMRLLEPGSSLLSPGIVDLTGVAGVPDEEYFGPLTTIVRYRDFDEALQLANRTRYGLSVGLVSPQRELFERLLLEARAGIVNWNKPLTGASSAAPFGGVGASGNHRPSAFYAADYCAWPMASLESESLSLPTTLSPGLAFR from the coding sequence ATGTCCCATCCAGCACTGTTGATTAACGGCGTCTGGCGGCAGGGCCGCGGCGCCGAGTTCGGCAAAGCCGATCCGGTCGGCAACCAGCCGCTTTGGCGAGCCAACGCCGCCGATGCCGGTGACGTTGCCGCCGCCTGCGAAGCCGCGCGTGCCGCGTTCCCGGCCTGGGCACGTACGCCGTTCGAGCAGCGTGAACAGCTGGTAAAACGCTTCGCCGCCTTGCTGGAAGAACACAAGCAGTCGCTGGCGGAAACCATTAGCCGCGAGACCGGCAAACCGCGCTGGGAAACGCTGACCGAAATTCAGGCGATGATCGGCAAGGTGGGCATTTCGCTGCAGGCCTATCAGACGCGCACCGGCTTTAGCCAGACGGCGATGGCCGATGGCGCTTCGGTGCTGCGCCATCGTCCGCACGGCGTGCTGGCGGTGTTCGGGCCTTACAACTTCCCCGGCCATCTGCCGAACGGCCATATCGTGCCGGCGCTGTTGGCCGGTAACTGCGTGGTATTCAAACCGAGCGAGCTGACGCCCCTGACCGCCGAGGAGACCCTCAAGCTGTGGCTGCAGGCCGGTCTACCGGACGGGGTGATCAACTTGGTGCAAGGCGGCCGCGAGACCGGCGAAGCGCTGGCGGCCAGCGCGGATATCGACGGCCTGCTGTTCACCGGCAGCGCCGGCACCGGCTATCACCTGCATCGCCAACTGGCGGGGCAGCCGGAGAAGATCCTGGCGCTGGAGATGGGCGGCAACAACGCGCTGATCGTCGACGGTTTCGACGATCGCGATGCGGCGGTCAACCTGGCTATCCAATCGGCGTTTATCTCCGCCGGCCAACGCTGCACCTGTTCACGCCGTATTCTGGTGAAGCAGGGGGCCGAAGGCGATGCCTTTATCGCGCGTCTGGTCCAGGTGGCGGGCGAACTGCGGGTCGGCCGCTGGGATGCCGAACCGCAGCCGTTCATGGGCGGGGTGGTGTCGGCAGCCGCAGCGGAAAACATGCTGAAAGCGCAGCAGCACTTGCTGGCGCTAGGCGGCAAATCGCTGCTGACCATGCGCCTGCTGGAGCCGGGCAGCTCGCTGCTCAGCCCGGGCATCGTCGATCTGACCGGCGTGGCCGGCGTACCGGACGAAGAGTATTTCGGGCCGTTGACCACCATCGTGCGTTACCGCGATTTCGACGAGGCGCTGCAGCTGGCCAACCGGACGCGCTACGGCCTGTCGGTGGGGCTGGTATCGCCGCAGCGCGAGCTGTTCGAGCGATTGCTGCTGGAAGCGCGCGCCGGCATCGTCAACTGGAACAAGCCGCTGACCGGGGCGTCCAGCGCGGCGCCGTTCGGTGGCGTGGGGGCCTCCGGCAACCATCGCCCAAGCGCCTTCTATGCGGCGGACTATTGCGCCTGGCCGATGGCTTCGCTGGAAAGTGAAAGCCTGTCGCTGCCGACGACGCTCTCGCCGGGCTTGGCGTTCCGTTAA
- a CDS encoding YebO family protein, which yields MYDLGFGQNGLLSLALAAVALLVGLWVWFLVNRASVRANEQIRLLQEIAEQQRQQTALLKRLAHRARADGGDAADDDDLSPALDFKGFIPER from the coding sequence ATGTACGATTTAGGTTTTGGCCAGAACGGCCTGTTGTCGCTGGCCCTCGCCGCCGTGGCGTTGCTGGTTGGGCTGTGGGTTTGGTTTCTGGTGAACCGCGCCAGCGTGCGCGCCAACGAGCAGATTCGTCTGCTGCAGGAGATTGCCGAGCAACAACGCCAACAAACGGCGCTGTTGAAACGCCTGGCGCACCGTGCACGCGCTGATGGCGGCGATGCTGCTGACGACGACGATCTCAGCCCCGCGCTGGATTTCAAAGGTTTTATCCCCGAACGTTAA
- a CDS encoding YebW family protein: protein MYALVMFVCYLDGGCSEMVVDILRDEPQCLIAMKEQNLRHAGCYPMEEFIDGFWLPASEYSDV from the coding sequence ATGTACGCATTGGTGATGTTTGTCTGTTATCTGGATGGCGGCTGCAGTGAAATGGTGGTCGATATATTGCGCGACGAACCGCAATGCCTGATCGCGATGAAGGAACAGAACCTGCGCCACGCCGGTTGTTATCCCATGGAAGAGTTTATCGACGGCTTTTGGTTACCGGCCAGCGAATATTCGGATGTTTAA
- a CDS encoding biofilm development regulator YmgB/AriR family protein → MSASAHSNEHYEILLRNVSLALGDAVLQLIKNHKKVSGSNILSQLVTEIEREQDKQRFAALRSAIELVGLAPKG, encoded by the coding sequence ATGTCAGCATCAGCTCATTCCAACGAGCATTATGAAATTCTGCTGCGCAACGTCAGCCTGGCGTTGGGCGATGCGGTGTTGCAGTTAATCAAAAACCATAAAAAGGTCTCCGGCAGCAATATTCTTTCACAGCTGGTCACGGAGATAGAACGCGAGCAGGATAAGCAACGTTTCGCCGCGCTGCGTTCTGCCATCGAACTGGTGGGATTGGCGCCAAAAGGCTGA
- the astE gene encoding succinylglutamate desuccinylase has protein sequence MIDLLPLTLEGNEPVEWQGETPQLRWRWQGEGVLELTPRQPYRQAMVMSAGVHGNETAPIELLNQLVGDLLAGRLPLRVRLLVVLGNPAAMRAGKRYLHSDMNRMFGGRYRNFAASGETVRAQQLERALAAFFDGEQAARFHYDLHTAIRESRLPRFGILPFQKRPYSEPMLKLLDAADLDALVVHSAPGGTFSHYSSEHLNAASCTLELGKARPFGSNDLQQFAAIDLALRAAVSEGPLPARAADEIRVFRVMHSLIKHSEDFKLHLGDDTANFTELKPGMLLCEQPQEDYRVGQEGAWILFPNPNVALGLRAGMLLNEVPRSTLY, from the coding sequence ATGATCGATCTACTGCCCCTGACGCTGGAAGGGAACGAACCCGTCGAATGGCAAGGTGAAACCCCGCAGCTGCGCTGGCGCTGGCAGGGGGAAGGGGTGCTGGAGCTCACGCCGCGGCAACCCTACCGCCAGGCGATGGTGATGTCGGCGGGGGTGCACGGCAACGAAACTGCGCCGATCGAACTGCTCAATCAGCTGGTCGGCGACCTGCTGGCCGGCCGGTTGCCGCTGAGGGTGCGGCTGTTGGTGGTGTTGGGTAACCCGGCTGCGATGCGGGCCGGCAAGCGTTATCTGCACAGCGATATGAACCGCATGTTCGGCGGCCGCTACCGCAACTTCGCCGCCAGCGGCGAAACCGTGCGTGCGCAGCAGCTGGAGCGTGCGCTCGCCGCCTTTTTCGATGGGGAACAGGCGGCGCGTTTCCATTACGATTTGCACACCGCCATCCGTGAATCGCGTTTGCCGCGCTTTGGCATTCTGCCTTTCCAGAAACGCCCGTACAGCGAGCCGATGTTGAAGCTGCTGGATGCGGCCGATCTGGATGCGCTGGTGGTACACAGCGCGCCGGGCGGCACTTTTAGCCATTATTCCAGCGAACATCTCAATGCGGCGAGCTGTACGCTCGAGTTGGGCAAGGCGCGGCCGTTCGGCAGCAACGATCTGCAGCAGTTCGCCGCCATCGATCTCGCTCTGCGGGCGGCGGTCAGTGAAGGGCCCCTGCCGGCGCGTGCGGCCGATGAGATTCGGGTTTTCCGCGTGATGCACTCGTTGATCAAGCACAGCGAAGATTTCAAGCTGCACCTGGGCGATGACACGGCCAACTTCACCGAACTGAAACCGGGCATGTTGCTGTGCGAGCAGCCGCAGGAGGACTATCGCGTGGGCCAGGAGGGCGCGTGGATACTGTTCCCTAACCCCAATGTGGCGTTGGGCCTGCGCGCCGGTATGTTGTTGAACGAAGTGCCCCGCTCTACGCTGTATTGA